The Nicotiana tabacum cultivar K326 chromosome 14, ASM71507v2, whole genome shotgun sequence genome contains a region encoding:
- the LOC107773269 gene encoding uncharacterized protein LOC107773269 isoform X1 gives MPSGAKKRKAAKKKKKLQEKYGHNINNGQFSNSVTSTDAHSHGVEDLRHDDNRETNGREVSFPATQDHQNYQHQLTEGTLHSVESTEKENEERDVGVMDDKTRVSDILVDMRLEKRDNEASAALRDDAVATSDANPSAALGNEEKLELACDTPAVHASVCADEMKGSPHEDQRPVALVPRPVQTTSWKSCCGFFEVFAGSNK, from the exons ATGCCATCAGGTGCAAAGAAGCGAAAAGCTgccaagaaaaagaagaaattgcAAGAAAAATATGGCCACAATATTAATAATGGCCAGTTTTCCAACTCTGTTACTTCTACTGATGCTCATTCTCATG GTGTGGAGGATTTAAGGCATGATGATAATAGAGAGACCAATGGAAGGGAGGTAAGTTTCCCTGCCACTCAAGATCATCAGAATTACCAGCACCAGTTAACTGAGGGGACCTTGCATTCTGTTGAATCAACGGAGAAGGAAAATGAGGAGAGAGATGTGGGAGTTATGGATGATAAAACCCGAGTCTCAGACATTTTAGTGGATATGAGATTAGAGAAAAGGGACAATGAAGCTAGCGCAGCGTTGCGTGATGATGCTGTAGCGACTTCAGATGCAAATCCCTCTGCGGCCCTAGGAAACGAAGAAAAACTAGAGCTTGCCTGCGATACGCCTGCAGTTCATGCCAGTGTTTGCGCAGATGAGATGAAAGGTTCTCCGCATGAGGATCAG CGACCGGTAGCTTTGGTTCCACGACCAGTGCAAACAACTTCTTGGAAGAGTTGCTGTGGCTTTTTTGAGGTGTTTGCAGGATCGAATAAATAA
- the LOC107773269 gene encoding uncharacterized protein LOC107773269 isoform X2, with translation MLLMVSMRRQSLLIEPVLQVVRQGVEDLRHDDNRETNGREVSFPATQDHQNYQHQLTEGTLHSVESTEKENEERDVGVMDDKTRVSDILVDMRLEKRDNEASAALRDDAVATSDANPSAALGNEEKLELACDTPAVHASVCADEMKGSPHEDQRPVALVPRPVQTTSWKSCCGFFEVFAGSNK, from the exons ATGCTTTTAATGGTATCTATGCGGCGCCAATCCCTATTAATCGAGCCAGTACTACAAGTTGTTAGACAAG GTGTGGAGGATTTAAGGCATGATGATAATAGAGAGACCAATGGAAGGGAGGTAAGTTTCCCTGCCACTCAAGATCATCAGAATTACCAGCACCAGTTAACTGAGGGGACCTTGCATTCTGTTGAATCAACGGAGAAGGAAAATGAGGAGAGAGATGTGGGAGTTATGGATGATAAAACCCGAGTCTCAGACATTTTAGTGGATATGAGATTAGAGAAAAGGGACAATGAAGCTAGCGCAGCGTTGCGTGATGATGCTGTAGCGACTTCAGATGCAAATCCCTCTGCGGCCCTAGGAAACGAAGAAAAACTAGAGCTTGCCTGCGATACGCCTGCAGTTCATGCCAGTGTTTGCGCAGATGAGATGAAAGGTTCTCCGCATGAGGATCAG CGACCGGTAGCTTTGGTTCCACGACCAGTGCAAACAACTTCTTGGAAGAGTTGCTGTGGCTTTTTTGAGGTGTTTGCAGGATCGAATAAATAA
- the LOC107773851 gene encoding membrane protein PM19L-like → MADGQLKPVASLLLVLNFCMYVIVLGIGGWAMNFAIDHGFILGPGFNLPAHFSPIYFPMGNAATGFFVVFALISGVVGVASALSGFNHIRYWNIDSLQAAASAAIIAWGFTLLATGFAWKEIELELRNARLITMEAFLIILSFTQLVYIAAIHGTSTRR, encoded by the exons ATGGCTGATGGACAGCTAAAACCTGTTGCATCTTTGCTTTTGGTACTCAATTTCTGCATGTATGTCATTGTTTTAGGCATTGGTGGATGGGCTATGAACTTTGCCATTGATCATGGTTTCATCTTAG GTCCAGGATTTAATCTTCCTGCACATTTCTCACCAATATACTTCCCAATGGGGAATGCTGCTACTGGATTCTTTGTTGTGTTTGCTTTGATTTCTGGGGTTGTGGGAGTTGCATCAGCCCTCTCTGGATTCAACCACATTCGCTATTGGAATATTGACAGCTTacaagctgctgcttctgctgcCATCATTGCATGGGGTTTTACGCTTCTCGCCACGGG CTTTGCTTGGAAAGAAATTGAATTGGAGTTGAGGAATGCAAGATTG ATAACAATGGAAGCATTCTTGATAATCCTATCTTTCACTCAATTGGTGTATATAGCTGCTATTCATGGTACTTCAACAAGGAgataa